The nucleotide window ATGTGGAACACGCCGCTATCAGTGAACTCGCCCAGCAGGGTTGCCTCCACGCCGAAACGTTTGGCCATGGCCATGAATTCGTCGATCTTCTGCGGCGGCACGGCCAGGGACATGCGTTCCTGGGCCTCGGAGATCAGGATTTCCCATGGGTTGAGGCCGGGGTATTTCAGCGGCGCTTTGGCCAGGTCCATGCGGCAGCCGCCGCACTCGCCGGACATCTCGCCGATGGAGGAGGAGAGCCCACCGGCGCCGTTATCGGTGATGAAACGGTAGAGCCCCTTGTCACGGGCCCGGATCAGGAAGTCGAACATGCGCTTCTGGGTGATGGGATCGCCGATCTGTACCGCCGTGACCGGCGAGTTCTCGTTCAATTCCTCCGACGAAAAGGTGGCGCCATGGATGCCGTCCTTGCCGATGCGGCCACCGGTCATCACGATCAGGTCACCCGGCTGGATGGACTTCTCATGCCCGGGCTGACCGTTCAGCTCGGCCGGCATCAGACCGGCCGTGCCGCAGAAGACCAGGGGCTTGCCGGCAAAACGGTCGTCAAACACCAGCGAGCCGTTGACAGTCGGAATGCCGCTCTTGTTACCGCCGTGCTCGACACCTTCCACCACCCCTTCGTAGATCCGGCGCGGATGCAGCAGGCGGCTGGGGAGCGGCTTTTTATAGAACGGATCGGCAAAGCAGAACACGTCGGTGTTGAAGATCAGCTTGGAACCCTGGCCGGTGCCGAACGGGTCGCGGTTGACCCCCACGATGCCGGTCAAGGCCCCGCCGTAGGGGTCCAGCGCCGACGGAGAGTTGTGGGTTTCGACCTTGAAGACCAGCGAATAGTCGTCGTTGAAGCGGATCACCCCGGCGTTGTCCTTGAAGACCGACAGGCAGAAATCACGCTCCCCCAATTTTTCGCGCACATCCTTGGTAGTACGCTGGATGAAGGACTTGAACAGGGACTTGATCTCCTGTTTGTTACCCTGCTCGTCCTCATACTGCACCGTGCCTGCAAAGATCTTGTGCTTGCAGTGCTCGGACCAGGTCTGGGCCAGGCACTCCAGCTCCACGTCGGTCGGTTTGGCGCCCAGGCCGACCTTGGCACGCACAGCCACTACCTGCGGGTCGCGGTAATGCGCCTGGATGATACGCATCTCTTCCAGGGTCAGGGCCAGCACCCCTTCCTTGCTGATGCGCAGCAGCTCATCGTCGGAAACATTCAGGTCGATTTCCTTGACCTCGGCCTTAACCTCGACCTGTACCTTGGGCACCACCGGCGGAAAGCCGCGCTTGGCCATGAACTCCGCCGCCGAAAGCACGCTGTAGCGTTGGATCAGAGTATTGCAGAGCAGGCCGGTGGCAATTTTTTCCACGTCAGCGGCAGCAAGCTGCCCCTTCAACAGATACTGCACCGCATAGAAGGCCCCTTGCCCCTCGCCAAAAGGGCGGCCGGTCAGATACTCGATCGCCTCGCGGGCGGTACGGCCGACATTGTCGGTTACGCCGGGGCGGAAGCCGACCTCCACGGCATAGTCGAATCCTGCGGCCAGGGGCCTGTCGAGGCTCCAGGTCTGGATGACCGGATCACTGAAGGGGCCGTTGGCCGCCTGTTCCAGTTCAGTCTGCGACAGGTCGGCATCGACGGTATAGACGTCGATGGTGCGCACTTCCTCCACCGGCAGGTTCAGAAAATGCTCGATCTCACGCTTGATCCGCTCGCCGCGGGCGTCGCGAACGCCTTCTTTCAGGGCTATTTCAATTCTGTTGGACATGGTGTCTTCCTTTGGTTTATCGCTTCACGAGAGCCCATCAGAGCTCTTGTTCGGAACTCGTCTGTCTTTCTTCCGACGGATAAGATTATCGGGGCTGCTCCACCATTTTATCCACGATCACGGTGCGGACCGGGAACGGAATCTCGATGCGCTCCTCACGGAAACGTCTGAGAATGGCGCTGTTCAACTGGTCGGTGACCCGGCCCAGGGCTGCCGGATCATTGACCCAGAAAAGGAGCAGCATAGTGAGCGCGCTGTCGCCGAAGGCGGTGAAGAGCGCCACGGGAGCCGGATCAGGCAGCACTTCGGGATTCCCCTGCGCAATCTCCAGCAGGAGTGCTTTGACCCGCTCCACATCGCTGTTGTAGCCGACGCCAAGGGTGATGCGCCCCTGGCTCACGGCAGTGGGACGCATCATGTTGATCACGGTGGAATTGCACAGATCGGAGTTGGGAATGACCAGCACCGTGCTGTCGAGCCCCTGGATCTTGGTGGATCGCAGGCCGATGTCGATCACATCCCCCACCTGGCCGCCCGCCAGCCTGATCCGGTCGCCGATGTGGAAGGGCTGATCCAGCATCAGGGTGAAGCCGGAGATCATATGGGCCAGGGTGTCCTTGGCAGCCAGACCGATAGCTAGAGAGCCGATCCCCAGGGCGGTGATGATCGAGAAGATGTCGTAGTTGAAGTGCTTGAGGATGATGATCAGGGCGGCGCCCATCAGGAACAGCAGGGCAATCTTTTCGGCAATGGGAAGCATGTGCCGGGAAATCAGTGCCTCGTCAGCCTGCCGCCGCCCCAGGTACCACTGCAGCAGCTCGTCCAGGGCATGGTAGACCAGGTTGAAGAGGATCACTACCAGCGCCACGAACAACACGCCGGAGATCACGATTACGACCTTTTCGTGGAGCGGCAGCGAGCGGACAGCCAGGTAGAAACCGAGCATGTTCAGCAGCCGTGAGACATGCGGGATACTGCGCTGCAGTATCCGGTCGTCCAGGTCGGTAGAGGTGAAGGCGGTCAGTTTCCGGCCCCACTTTTCCAGCACCATGCCGGCCATCTGGCTCAGCATCCAGAAGAAGGACAGGATCAGCAGCGCTCCCAGAATCTCTTTGGCCCAGAACAGCACCGCGCCGTCGCTGTCCTCGGGGCGCAGCAGCCCCTGAATGAAATCTGAAAGGTTATTCACCGAAAACCCTCTTGAAGATAGTGTCGACGTGTTTGAGATGGTAATTGAGATCAAAGGACTCGCGAATCTTGGCCTCTCCCAGCGCCCCGACAACGTCCTGGTCAGCCAGGAGTTCGGTCAGGAAATCCTTGCCCTCTTCCCAGACCTTCATGGCGTTGCGCTGCACCAGGCGGTAGGAATCCTCCCGTGATACGCCGGCCTGGGTCAGGTCCAGCAGGATCTTCTGGGAGAAGACCAGTCCCTTCATCTGGTTCAGGTTCTTGAGCATGTTCTCGGGATAGACCACCAGGTTGCGGATCAGGCCGCTCAGTCTGCGCAGGGAGAAGTCCAGGGCCACGGTGGCATCCGGCCCGATGTAGCGCTCCACCGAAGAATGGGAGATGTCCCGCTCGTGCCACAGGGCCACGTTCTCCAGGGCCGGGATGCACATGGAGCGGACATAACGGGCCTGACCGGTCAGGTTTTCGGACAGGATCGGGTTGCGCTTGTGCGGCATGGCCGAAGAGCCCTTCTGCCCCTTGGTGAACTGCTCTTCCGCCTCCAGCACCTCGGTGCGCTGCAGGTGACGGATCTCCACGGCGATGCGTTCCATGGAGGAGGCGATGATCGAGAGGGCGCAGAAGTACTCGGCATGCCGGTCGCGGGGGATGACCTGAGTCGAGACCGGCTCGGGCTTGAGCCCCATCTGCTTGCAGACGTATTCCTCCACAAAGGGGTCGATATTGGCGAAGGTGCCGACAGCGCCGGAAATGGCGCCGGTGGCGATATTCTCGCGGGCAGCGGCCAGGCGGACCCGATTACGCTGCATCTCGGCATACCAGCCGGCCAATTTCAGGCCGAAGGTGACCGGCTCGGCATGAATGCCGTGGGAGCGCCCCATGCAGACCGTATGCTTGTGCTCCAGAGCCCGCACCCTGATCGAATCGAGCACCATGTCCAGGTCGGCCAGCAGTTCGTCGGCAGCCTGCACCAGCTGCACCGACAAACAGGTATCCAACACGTCCGAGGAGGTCATGCCCTGATGGATGAAGCGCGCCTCAGGACCGACATACTCGGCCACCGAGGTCAGAAAGGCGATCACGTCATGCTTGACCTCGGCCTCGAT belongs to Geobacter sp. SVR and includes:
- a CDS encoding phosphoribosylformylglycinamidine synthase subunit PurS; amino-acid sequence: MSNRIEIALKEGVRDARGERIKREIEHFLNLPVEEVRTIDVYTVDADLSQTELEQAANGPFSDPVIQTWSLDRPLAAGFDYAVEVGFRPGVTDNVGRTAREAIEYLTGRPFGEGQGAFYAVQYLLKGQLAAADVEKIATGLLCNTLIQRYSVLSAAEFMAKRGFPPVVPKVQVEVKAEVKEIDLNVSDDELLRISKEGVLALTLEEMRIIQAHYRDPQVVAVRAKVGLGAKPTDVELECLAQTWSEHCKHKIFAGTVQYEDEQGNKQEIKSLFKSFIQRTTKDVREKLGERDFCLSVFKDNAGVIRFNDDYSLVFKVETHNSPSALDPYGGALTGIVGVNRDPFGTGQGSKLIFNTDVFCFADPFYKKPLPSRLLHPRRIYEGVVEGVEHGGNKSGIPTVNGSLVFDDRFAGKPLVFCGTAGLMPAELNGQPGHEKSIQPGDLIVMTGGRIGKDGIHGATFSSEELNENSPVTAVQIGDPITQKRMFDFLIRARDKGLYRFITDNGAGGLSSSIGEMSGECGGCRMDLAKAPLKYPGLNPWEILISEAQERMSLAVPPQKIDEFMAMAKRFGVEATLLGEFTDSGVFHILYNDRTVAWLPMDFMHEGLPPMQLPAKWTPPQHAEPVVEQKSDYTGDLQQLLSSLNICSKESVVRRYDHEVQGGSVVKPFVGVNNDGPSDAAVVRPILDSFEGVVTAHGICPRYSDIDTYHMTANAIDEALRNYVAVGGSLELVAGLDNFCWCDPVLSDKTPDGPYKMAQLVRSNQALYDICMAYNLPLISGKDSMKNDFYDGAVKISIPPTLLFSVIGKIEDARKAVTLDVKRSGDIVYLLGKTGDELGGSEYLALKGAIGNTVPQVDTGRAYKRYQAYHQAVVQGLVASCHDLSDGGLAVAAAEAAFAGGFGMTVDLSRVLWKGDTAGKTDAALLFSESASRHLVTVHPEQREQFEAVMSGNCFASIGVVTEEQALVVTGLAGGSVVKAELAELKEAWQKTLREL
- a CDS encoding mechanosensitive ion channel family protein, whose protein sequence is MNNLSDFIQGLLRPEDSDGAVLFWAKEILGALLILSFFWMLSQMAGMVLEKWGRKLTAFTSTDLDDRILQRSIPHVSRLLNMLGFYLAVRSLPLHEKVVIVISGVLFVALVVILFNLVYHALDELLQWYLGRRQADEALISRHMLPIAEKIALLFLMGAALIIILKHFNYDIFSIITALGIGSLAIGLAAKDTLAHMISGFTLMLDQPFHIGDRIRLAGGQVGDVIDIGLRSTKIQGLDSTVLVIPNSDLCNSTVINMMRPTAVSQGRITLGVGYNSDVERVKALLLEIAQGNPEVLPDPAPVALFTAFGDSALTMLLLFWVNDPAALGRVTDQLNSAILRRFREERIEIPFPVRTVIVDKMVEQPR
- the purB gene encoding adenylosuccinate lyase encodes the protein MISRYTRPDMAKIWEPENRFRIWLEIETLACEAQAELGVIPKEAVPVIREKGNFDIARIDAIEAEVKHDVIAFLTSVAEYVGPEARFIHQGMTSSDVLDTCLSVQLVQAADELLADLDMVLDSIRVRALEHKHTVCMGRSHGIHAEPVTFGLKLAGWYAEMQRNRVRLAAARENIATGAISGAVGTFANIDPFVEEYVCKQMGLKPEPVSTQVIPRDRHAEYFCALSIIASSMERIAVEIRHLQRTEVLEAEEQFTKGQKGSSAMPHKRNPILSENLTGQARYVRSMCIPALENVALWHERDISHSSVERYIGPDATVALDFSLRRLSGLIRNLVVYPENMLKNLNQMKGLVFSQKILLDLTQAGVSREDSYRLVQRNAMKVWEEGKDFLTELLADQDVVGALGEAKIRESFDLNYHLKHVDTIFKRVFGE